The following coding sequences are from one Paracoccus alcaliphilus window:
- a CDS encoding IS4 family transposase encodes MGQSWVETETAGCDLGDVRLNRRLEAMLEALGERPGKSLPTAFQDWSNTKAAYRFFANGNVSEDKILEGHFAASALRIRATDGPILILQDTTEFSFKRSAPEKVGFTTVSTGRKLKEGRYQKHAVCGLLMHASMAITPDGLPLGLTAAKFWSRSKFKGTAALKRKINPTRVPIEQKESMRWLDNLRLSTELTGVPERCVHIGDRESDIYELYCLSEELGTGFLVRSCVDRLAEDGGTTIAKVMAEVQSSGTHEVRFRDAQGKDHCAVLSVRHATMTVRPPIGKQRKYRHQNLQIIHAEELDPPEGRVPVFWKLITNLPVATHADAIHKLQWYALRWKIETFFRTLKTGCRIEELRLATADRLANCIALCCVVSWRVSWMTMLGREVPKASPAAVFTDAERQLLERTAPESKQKLPRDLDFYVRLVARLGGYLDRTSDAPPGTTVIWRGLSRLADLVEGARIAETPSSETYG; translated from the coding sequence ATGGGACAGAGTTGGGTGGAAACGGAAACGGCCGGATGCGATCTGGGAGATGTCAGGCTGAACAGGCGGCTTGAGGCAATGCTCGAGGCCCTCGGGGAACGGCCGGGAAAATCGCTGCCGACGGCATTCCAGGACTGGTCGAATACCAAGGCCGCCTACCGCTTCTTTGCTAACGGCAATGTCAGCGAGGACAAGATCCTCGAGGGCCATTTCGCTGCCTCTGCCCTGCGCATCCGGGCAACCGATGGTCCCATCCTGATCCTGCAGGACACCACGGAATTCTCCTTCAAGCGTTCGGCTCCGGAGAAGGTGGGGTTCACGACGGTGTCGACTGGACGCAAACTGAAGGAAGGTCGCTATCAGAAACATGCGGTCTGCGGGCTTTTGATGCATGCCAGCATGGCCATCACGCCGGATGGGCTGCCGCTCGGCCTGACGGCGGCCAAGTTCTGGTCGCGCAGCAAGTTCAAGGGAACCGCCGCTCTTAAACGGAAGATCAATCCGACCCGGGTGCCGATCGAACAGAAGGAAAGCATGCGCTGGCTCGACAATCTGCGCCTGTCCACCGAACTGACAGGGGTGCCAGAGCGCTGCGTGCATATCGGTGATCGGGAAAGCGACATATACGAACTCTACTGCCTGTCCGAAGAACTCGGGACCGGGTTCCTCGTCCGCAGCTGCGTCGACCGTCTGGCGGAGGATGGCGGCACGACCATTGCCAAGGTGATGGCAGAGGTGCAGTCCAGCGGCACCCACGAGGTCCGGTTCCGCGATGCGCAGGGCAAGGATCATTGCGCCGTGCTCTCGGTCCGGCACGCTACAATGACGGTCCGCCCGCCGATCGGAAAGCAGCGGAAATACCGGCATCAGAATCTTCAGATCATCCATGCCGAGGAGCTTGACCCGCCGGAAGGCCGGGTGCCCGTCTTCTGGAAGCTGATCACGAACTTGCCGGTGGCGACCCACGCGGACGCAATCCACAAGCTCCAATGGTATGCGCTGCGCTGGAAGATCGAGACATTCTTCCGGACCCTGAAGACCGGGTGCCGGATCGAAGAGCTGCGCCTGGCCACGGCTGATCGACTGGCAAACTGTATCGCGTTGTGCTGCGTCGTGTCCTGGCGCGTGTCATGGATGACGATGCTCGGCCGAGAGGTGCCGAAAGCATCGCCTGCTGCCGTCTTCACCGACGCCGAACGCCAACTGCTCGAGCGCACAGCGCCCGAGAGCAAGCAAAAGCTTCCGCGTGACCTCGATTTCTATGTCAGACTCGTCGCGCGGCTCGGCGGCTATCTCGATCGGACCTCCGATGCGCCACCAGGAACCACCGTCATATGGCGCGGCCTCTCCCGCCTCGCCGATCTTGTCGAAGGCGCTCGCATCGCCGAAACACCATCATCCGAGACATATGGGTAA
- the cobT gene encoding cobaltochelatase subunit CobT, translated as MKRTDNPADPFKKALTEATRALADEGDLNVTFSADPSGVTGDTMRLPQVSRRMTREEVLLARGTADALAMRMRHHDAATHSRFAPSGPMARELYEAMETARCEALGAREMPGALSNIDARIGADADKKGYTQIKAAADAPLAVAAGYVLRQAATGRELPRGAQHVADLWRPFIEQQAGETLADVNSVLADQAAFARLARRVISDLGYGDQLGEDPDEPDEDEGEENAEQDEEAGDNQARDQDENEDAEASPEQSQEQQQDERQAQVSMDDQSDEMLTDEAEMPESETPPDTPPPVSEASPDYKVFSQQWDEEIRAEDLADPAELERLRAYLDKQLDPLRGAVSRLANKLQRRLQAQQNRSWEFDKEEGVLDAGRLARVVANPTTPLSFKIEKDTEFRDTVVTLLIDNSGSMRGRPISIAAICADVLARTLERCSVKVEILGFTTRAWKGGQAREAWLQAGRPAQPGRLNDLRHIIYKSADAPWRRVRPNLGLMMKEGLLKENIDGEALEWAHKRLVKRSEARKILMVISDGAPVDDSTLSVNPANYLEKHLRDVIAMVERRRAVELLAIGIGHDVTRYYERAVTITDAEQLAGAITEQLAALFDSDPRKRARVLGMAPLRRA; from the coding sequence ATGAAACGCACTGACAATCCCGCCGATCCGTTCAAGAAGGCCCTGACCGAGGCCACCCGCGCCCTGGCTGACGAGGGCGATCTGAACGTGACCTTCAGCGCCGACCCCTCGGGGGTGACGGGCGACACGATGCGCCTGCCTCAGGTCAGCCGCCGGATGACGCGGGAAGAGGTGCTGCTGGCGCGTGGTACCGCCGATGCGCTGGCCATGCGGATGCGCCATCACGACGCGGCCACCCATTCGCGATTCGCCCCCTCGGGCCCGATGGCGCGGGAACTCTATGAGGCGATGGAGACCGCCCGCTGCGAGGCCCTGGGCGCGCGCGAGATGCCCGGCGCACTGTCCAATATCGACGCCCGCATCGGCGCGGATGCCGACAAGAAGGGCTATACCCAGATCAAGGCGGCGGCGGATGCGCCGCTGGCGGTCGCGGCGGGCTATGTGTTGCGGCAGGCGGCGACGGGGCGGGAGCTGCCGCGCGGGGCGCAGCATGTCGCCGATCTGTGGCGCCCCTTCATCGAACAGCAGGCGGGCGAGACGCTGGCCGATGTGAACAGCGTGCTGGCCGATCAGGCGGCCTTCGCACGTCTGGCGCGGCGGGTGATCAGCGATCTGGGCTATGGCGACCAACTGGGCGAGGACCCTGACGAACCCGATGAGGACGAGGGCGAGGAAAACGCCGAGCAGGATGAAGAGGCCGGCGACAATCAGGCCCGCGATCAGGATGAAAACGAGGATGCCGAAGCCTCGCCCGAACAATCGCAGGAACAGCAGCAGGACGAACGTCAGGCGCAGGTCAGCATGGACGACCAGTCCGACGAGATGCTGACCGACGAGGCCGAGATGCCGGAATCGGAAACGCCGCCCGACACCCCGCCGCCGGTCAGCGAGGCCTCGCCCGATTACAAGGTCTTCAGCCAGCAATGGGACGAAGAGATCCGGGCCGAGGATCTGGCCGATCCGGCAGAGCTGGAACGCCTGCGCGCCTATCTGGACAAGCAGCTGGACCCCTTGCGCGGCGCGGTCAGCCGTCTGGCCAACAAGCTGCAACGCCGCCTTCAGGCGCAGCAGAACCGCAGCTGGGAATTCGACAAGGAAGAGGGCGTGCTGGATGCGGGCCGCCTTGCCCGCGTGGTGGCGAACCCGACGACGCCGCTGTCCTTCAAGATCGAGAAGGACACCGAGTTCCGCGATACGGTGGTGACGCTGCTGATCGACAATTCCGGCTCGATGCGCGGTCGCCCGATCTCGATTGCCGCGATCTGCGCCGACGTTCTGGCCCGGACGCTGGAACGCTGTTCGGTGAAGGTCGAGATCCTTGGCTTCACCACCCGCGCCTGGAAAGGCGGGCAGGCGCGAGAGGCATGGTTGCAGGCAGGCCGTCCCGCCCAGCCCGGACGCCTGAACGACCTGCGCCACATCATCTATAAATCCGCCGACGCCCCCTGGCGGCGGGTGCGGCCCAATCTGGGCCTGATGATGAAGGAAGGGCTGCTGAAAGAGAATATCGACGGCGAGGCTCTGGAATGGGCGCATAAGCGGCTGGTGAAACGCTCCGAGGCCCGCAAGATCCTGATGGTGATCTCGGACGGCGCCCCGGTTGATGATTCCACGCTGTCGGTGAACCCGGCAAACTATCTCGAAAAGCACCTGCGCGATGTGATCGCCATGGTCGAGCGCCGACGGGCGGTCGAGCTGCTGGCCATCGGCATCGGCCATGACGTGACCCGCTATTACGAACGCGCGGTCACGATCACCGATGCCGAACAACTGGCCGGGGCGATCACAGAACAACTGGCGGCGCTGTTCGACAGCGATCCGCGCAAACGCGCCCGGGTTCTGGGCATGGCCCCCCTGCGCCGCGCCTGA
- a CDS encoding glycosyltransferase 61 family protein, with protein sequence MLRPNPLLNIARSKLRMSKAISEVADAVEIIEPETVEIAPPIAILPGMLDRVTNGVPGHSTAQQELDAATVSVFTHAPVVRYVLSDCLVHKGGVEYHGGFIAKTREVRDRFNYAKVVMEPTKTYCMSLVSHIYFGHWLTDACSTALLAENPDEVILDCRPDWPDTISYARRFQIKTSPPEAMRVTTLTVYSDYSQGKSKRQRYAALRKRLRNTIQIQDEVPRRPAYLKRGTTGAARLLAHEDVLCKRLAAQGFDIIDLHTDFEDRYQRLAAAPVLVTVDGSHVNHAYFAMLAGSSIISLTPADRFTMRERGVANAFDLGYGSVVMRRTADGYLADPDEILRTVDLAMRRQT encoded by the coding sequence ATGCTACGTCCTAACCCGTTGCTGAACATCGCGCGTTCAAAATTGCGTATGAGCAAAGCTATTAGCGAAGTGGCAGACGCTGTAGAGATTATTGAGCCCGAAACAGTTGAGATCGCCCCTCCTATCGCAATCCTGCCTGGAATGCTTGACAGAGTCACAAACGGAGTCCCGGGGCATAGCACAGCACAACAGGAACTCGATGCGGCAACCGTGTCGGTTTTCACTCATGCGCCCGTCGTTAGATACGTTCTCTCTGATTGTCTGGTACATAAAGGGGGCGTTGAATATCATGGTGGTTTTATCGCAAAAACCCGGGAGGTGCGTGACCGTTTCAATTACGCCAAAGTGGTCATGGAGCCCACGAAAACATATTGCATGTCATTAGTCAGTCATATTTATTTTGGACACTGGCTGACTGACGCCTGCTCGACCGCGCTCTTGGCCGAAAATCCTGACGAGGTCATTTTGGATTGTCGACCCGACTGGCCGGATACCATTTCCTATGCGCGGCGTTTTCAGATCAAGACATCACCACCCGAAGCAATGCGCGTTACTACGCTAACCGTCTATTCAGATTACTCTCAAGGAAAATCAAAACGTCAACGTTATGCAGCGCTGAGAAAGCGGCTACGGAACACCATTCAGATACAAGATGAAGTTCCGCGCCGTCCGGCATATCTCAAGCGCGGAACAACTGGTGCTGCGCGTCTGCTTGCTCATGAGGATGTTCTGTGCAAGCGTTTGGCTGCACAGGGATTCGATATTATTGACCTGCATACCGATTTCGAGGATCGCTACCAACGGCTCGCCGCCGCACCGGTCCTTGTGACTGTGGATGGCAGTCATGTAAATCACGCTTACTTTGCTATGTTGGCAGGATCCAGTATCATCAGCCTTACTCCCGCGGATCGGTTTACCATGCGAGAACGAGGCGTCGCGAATGCATTTGATCTTGGTTATGGCAGTGTCGTAATGCGACGAACTGCAGACGGCTATCTCGCCGACCCGGATGAGATTCTGAGGACTGTTGACTTGGCAATGCGGCGTCAAACATGA
- the cobS gene encoding cobaltochelatase subunit CobS — MLDQNAKPTEEIDLREVFGLDSDMKVRGFAERTERVPEIDTTYKFDPDTTMAILAGFAYNRRVMIQGYHGTGKSTHIEQVAARLNWPCVRVNLDSHVSRIDLIGKDAIKLVDGKQVTVFHEGILPWALRNPTAIVFDEYDAGRADVMFVIQRVLEADGKLTLLDQNEVITPNPCFRLFATANTVGLGDTTGLYHGTQQINQGQMDRWSLVATLNYLSHDAETNIVLAKNPTWNTEKGRKTISQMVTLADLTRTAFMQGDLSTVMSPRTVISWAQNARIFDNVGYAFRLTFLNKCDELERQTVAEFYQRLFDEELPESAVAKAG, encoded by the coding sequence ATGCTGGATCAGAACGCGAAACCTACGGAAGAAATCGACCTGCGCGAAGTGTTCGGTCTGGACAGCGACATGAAGGTCCGGGGCTTTGCCGAACGGACCGAGCGCGTGCCCGAGATCGACACCACCTACAAATTCGATCCCGACACGACGATGGCGATTCTGGCCGGTTTCGCCTATAACCGCCGGGTGATGATCCAGGGCTATCACGGCACCGGCAAATCCACGCATATCGAGCAGGTGGCGGCGCGGCTGAACTGGCCCTGCGTGCGGGTGAACCTTGACAGTCATGTCAGCCGGATCGACCTGATCGGCAAGGACGCGATCAAGCTGGTCGATGGCAAGCAGGTCACGGTCTTTCACGAAGGCATCCTGCCCTGGGCGCTGCGCAACCCCACCGCCATCGTGTTCGACGAATATGACGCGGGCCGGGCGGATGTGATGTTCGTGATCCAGCGCGTGCTGGAGGCTGACGGCAAGCTGACCCTGCTGGACCAGAACGAGGTGATCACCCCGAACCCCTGCTTCCGCCTGTTCGCGACCGCGAATACCGTGGGTCTGGGCGACACCACCGGCCTCTATCACGGCACTCAACAGATCAACCAGGGCCAGATGGACCGCTGGTCGCTGGTCGCGACGCTGAACTATCTGTCGCATGACGCCGAAACCAATATCGTGCTGGCCAAGAACCCGACCTGGAACACCGAAAAGGGCCGCAAGACGATCAGCCAGATGGTGACGCTGGCCGACCTGACGCGGACCGCCTTCATGCAGGGCGACCTGTCCACGGTCATGTCGCCGCGCACCGTCATCAGCTGGGCGCAGAACGCCCGGATCTTCGACAATGTGGGCTATGCGTTCCGGCTGACCTTCCTGAACAAATGCGACGAGTTGGAACGCCAGACCGTGGCCGAGTTCTACCAGCGCCTGTTCGACGAGGAATTGCCGGAAAGCGCGGTGGCGAAGGCGGGCTAG
- a CDS encoding DUF808 domain-containing protein, whose translation MSGLIALLDDVAGIAKIAAASVDDVAGQAAKAGAKAAGAVIDDAAVTPKYVHGFDASRELPIVWKIARGSVFNKLVILLPIALLLSAFAPWAISPLLMLGGAYLCFEGAEKVAHALGHHSDTHDSDRHIRPEGGGAALEETRVAGAIKTDFILSAEIMTIALSTIPADDSLWMKGVILALVGIAITVAVYGFVALVVKADDAGLHLATQRSGLLAAMGRGIVRFMPGFMSVLTVVGTAAMIWVGGQIIIHGLHELGWHAPYDWIRQMAEAAAIALPQMPGVANWVTTAFFDGIFGLLLGLVLIPLVKHVINPVLGATILPLISALRGDKKRAD comes from the coding sequence ATGAGCGGTCTGATCGCACTTCTTGATGACGTGGCGGGCATCGCCAAGATCGCGGCGGCTTCGGTCGATGATGTCGCGGGACAGGCGGCCAAGGCGGGGGCAAAGGCGGCGGGCGCGGTGATCGACGATGCCGCCGTGACGCCGAAATATGTCCACGGCTTCGATGCCAGCCGGGAATTGCCGATCGTGTGGAAGATCGCGCGCGGCTCGGTGTTCAACAAGCTGGTGATCCTGCTGCCCATCGCGCTGCTGCTGTCGGCCTTCGCGCCCTGGGCGATTTCGCCGCTGCTGATGCTGGGCGGGGCCTATCTGTGTTTCGAAGGCGCCGAAAAGGTCGCCCATGCCCTCGGCCACCACTCGGACACCCATGACAGCGACAGGCATATCCGCCCCGAAGGCGGCGGTGCGGCGCTGGAAGAGACGCGGGTCGCGGGCGCGATCAAGACCGATTTCATCCTCTCGGCCGAGATCATGACCATCGCCCTGTCCACGATCCCCGCCGATGACTCGCTGTGGATGAAGGGCGTCATTCTGGCGCTGGTCGGCATCGCGATCACCGTCGCGGTCTATGGATTCGTCGCGCTGGTGGTCAAGGCGGATGATGCCGGTCTGCATCTGGCCACGCAACGCAGCGGGCTGCTGGCGGCGATGGGGCGCGGCATCGTTCGCTTCATGCCGGGCTTCATGTCGGTGCTGACCGTGGTCGGCACGGCGGCGATGATCTGGGTCGGCGGGCAGATCATCATCCACGGGCTGCACGAGTTGGGCTGGCATGCGCCCTATGACTGGATCCGCCAGATGGCCGAGGCCGCCGCCATCGCGCTGCCGCAGATGCCGGGCGTGGCCAATTGGGTCACCACCGCCTTTTTCGACGGGATATTCGGGCTGCTGCTGGGGTTGGTGCTGATCCCGCTGGTGAAACACGTCATCAACCCGGTGCTGGGCGCCACCATCCTGCCGCTGATCTCGGCCCTTCGCGGCGACAAGAAACGCGCCGATTGA
- the ugpB gene encoding sn-glycerol-3-phosphate ABC transporter substrate-binding protein UgpB — protein MSRLLTASVAALIASLSAAQAKTDIQWWHAMGGELGGKLEEIARNFNESQDDYNIVPSYKGTYPETMTAAIAAFRAQQQPAIVQVFEVGTGTMMAAEGAIVPVYQLMSDHGETFDPQAYLPAVVGYYSDTDGNMLSLPFNSSTPILYYNKDVFEKAGLDPESPPETWAELEEYSARIKDSGAATCGFTSRWISWIQTENFSAWHNQPIGTLENGLGGPEARLSLNGPEQVRHWGNLKRWADEGLFKYGGPVAGDGAAPLFYSQECAIYMESSGGRAGIVANATGFEVGFGMLPYYDDVEGAPQNSIIGGATLWVLSGRSDEEYAGVARFFEYLSSPEVQAEWHQFTGYLPITQAAYDLGKEQGFYDENPGTEVSIQQITLNEPTENSKGLRFGNYVQIRGIIDEEFEQLLSGSKDAQGALDSLVRRGDALLEEFEGQSQ, from the coding sequence ATGTCTCGACTTCTCACCGCCTCTGTGGCGGCTCTGATCGCATCGCTGTCAGCGGCGCAGGCCAAGACCGATATCCAGTGGTGGCATGCCATGGGCGGCGAACTGGGCGGCAAGCTGGAAGAGATCGCCCGCAATTTCAACGAAAGTCAGGACGACTATAATATCGTGCCCTCCTACAAGGGCACCTATCCCGAGACGATGACCGCCGCCATCGCCGCCTTCCGCGCGCAGCAGCAGCCCGCCATCGTGCAGGTCTTCGAGGTCGGCACCGGCACCATGATGGCGGCCGAAGGCGCCATCGTGCCGGTCTATCAGCTGATGTCCGATCATGGCGAAACGTTCGACCCGCAGGCCTATCTGCCCGCCGTCGTCGGCTATTACAGCGACACCGACGGCAATATGCTGTCGCTGCCCTTCAACAGCTCGACCCCGATCCTGTATTACAACAAGGACGTGTTCGAGAAGGCCGGGCTGGACCCGGAAAGCCCGCCCGAAACCTGGGCCGAGCTTGAGGAGTATTCGGCCCGGATCAAGGATTCGGGCGCGGCCACATGCGGCTTCACCTCGCGCTGGATCAGTTGGATCCAGACCGAGAATTTCAGCGCATGGCACAACCAGCCCATCGGCACGCTGGAAAACGGCCTTGGCGGACCCGAGGCGCGGCTGAGCCTGAACGGCCCCGAGCAGGTCAGGCATTGGGGCAACCTGAAGCGTTGGGCGGATGAGGGGCTGTTCAAATATGGCGGTCCGGTGGCCGGCGACGGCGCGGCCCCGCTGTTCTATTCGCAGGAATGCGCGATCTATATGGAAAGCTCGGGCGGGCGTGCGGGCATCGTCGCCAATGCCACCGGTTTCGAGGTCGGCTTCGGCATGCTGCCCTATTACGACGATGTGGAGGGCGCGCCGCAGAACTCGATCATCGGGGGCGCCACGCTGTGGGTGCTGTCGGGCCGTTCGGACGAGGAATATGCCGGCGTCGCCAGGTTCTTCGAATATCTGTCCAGCCCCGAGGTTCAGGCCGAATGGCACCAGTTCACCGGCTATCTGCCGATCACGCAGGCGGCCTATGATCTGGGCAAGGAACAGGGTTTCTATGACGAAAATCCCGGCACCGAGGTCAGCATCCAGCAGATCACGCTGAACGAGCCGACCGAGAACTCCAAGGGGCTGCGTTTCGGCAATTACGTCCAGATTCGCGGCATTATCGACGAGGAGTTCGAGCAGCTTCTGTCGGGTTCCAAGGATGCGCAGGGCGCGCTGGACAGTCTGGTGCGGCGCGGCGATGCCCTGCTGGAAGAGTTCGAGGGCCAGAGCCAGTAA
- the ugpA gene encoding sn-glycerol-3-phosphate ABC transporter permease UgpA: MKRTIFSNQLLPWLLLAPQLTITFVFFLWPAGQAIRQSFLRQDAFGINTSFVGLRNFRALLNSAEYLNSLQVTAVFAVSVTVLSMGLSLLLAVAVDRMIRSTSVYTTLLVWPYAVAPAVAGILWWFIFNPTIGVMPYVLNMVGYNWNHMTSKSDAMTLVVIASAWKQISYNFLFFVAGLQSIPASLREAAAIDGAGPVRRFFDITFPLLSPTTFFLLVVNIVYAMFDTFAVIDATTEGGPAQATNIMVYKVYFDGFIGQNMGSSAAQSVVLMVIVIALTVLQFRYVEKKVAY; this comes from the coding sequence ATGAAGCGCACGATTTTCAGCAACCAGTTGCTGCCCTGGCTTTTGCTGGCGCCGCAACTGACCATCACCTTCGTGTTCTTTCTGTGGCCCGCCGGTCAGGCGATCCGGCAAAGTTTCCTGCGGCAGGACGCCTTTGGCATCAATACCAGCTTCGTCGGGTTGCGGAATTTCCGGGCGCTGCTGAACAGTGCCGAATATCTGAATTCGTTGCAGGTGACCGCCGTTTTCGCGGTCTCGGTCACGGTGCTGTCGATGGGGCTGTCGCTGCTGCTGGCGGTGGCAGTGGACCGGATGATCCGCTCGACCAGCGTCTATACGACGCTGCTGGTCTGGCCCTATGCGGTGGCGCCCGCGGTCGCCGGTATCCTGTGGTGGTTCATCTTCAACCCGACCATCGGCGTCATGCCCTATGTGCTGAACATGGTCGGCTATAACTGGAACCACATGACTTCGAAATCCGACGCGATGACCCTTGTGGTGATCGCCAGCGCGTGGAAGCAGATCAGCTATAACTTCCTGTTCTTCGTGGCCGGGCTGCAATCCATCCCCGCATCGCTGCGAGAGGCCGCCGCCATCGACGGGGCCGGGCCGGTGCGGCGCTTCTTCGACATCACCTTTCCGCTGCTGTCGCCGACGACCTTCTTCCTGCTGGTCGTCAACATCGTCTATGCCATGTTCGACACCTTCGCCGTGATCGACGCCACAACCGAAGGCGGCCCGGCACAGGCCACGAACATCATGGTTTACAAGGTTTATTTCGATGGCTTCATCGGCCAGAACATGGGCTCTTCGGCGGCCCAGTCGGTGGTGCTGATGGTGATCGTGATCGCGCTGACCGTGCTTCAGTTCCGTTACGTTGAAAAGAAGGTGGCTTACTGA
- the ugpE gene encoding sn-glycerol-3-phosphate ABC transporter permease UgpE, protein MVENRPFLNLLAHLTLMLGVAIVALPVWVAFVASTHSATDFMSGTVPMWPGPHLVTNYSRMLESGVSTSGTPPVGTMMLNSLIMALSIAIGKIVISVTSAFAIVYFRFPFRNLAFWCIFITLMLPVEVRIVPTFQVVADLGMLNSYAGLSIPLIASATATFLFRQVFLTIPDELTEAARIDGAGPLKFFRDILLPLSRTNIAALFVILFIYGWNQYLWPLLITTSADYYTIVAGIKRMADAVDGVPQWHLVMATAMLAMIPPVAVVIGMQRLFVKGLVETEK, encoded by the coding sequence ATGGTCGAGAACCGCCCCTTTCTGAACCTTCTGGCGCATCTGACGCTGATGCTGGGCGTTGCCATCGTCGCCCTGCCCGTCTGGGTGGCCTTCGTTGCCTCGACCCACAGCGCGACCGATTTCATGTCCGGCACCGTGCCGATGTGGCCCGGCCCGCATCTGGTCACGAATTACAGCCGGATGCTGGAATCCGGGGTCTCGACCAGCGGCACGCCGCCGGTCGGCACGATGATGCTGAATTCGCTGATCATGGCGCTGTCCATCGCCATCGGCAAGATCGTGATCTCGGTCACCTCGGCCTTCGCCATCGTCTATTTCCGCTTTCCGTTCCGCAATCTGGCCTTCTGGTGCATCTTCATCACCCTGATGCTGCCGGTCGAGGTCCGCATCGTGCCGACATTCCAGGTGGTGGCCGATCTGGGGATGCTGAACTCTTACGCGGGGCTGTCCATTCCGCTGATCGCATCGGCCACGGCGACCTTTCTGTTCCGGCAGGTGTTCCTGACCATCCCCGATGAGCTGACCGAGGCCGCCCGCATCGACGGCGCCGGCCCGCTGAAATTCTTCCGCGACATCCTGCTGCCTTTGTCGCGCACCAATATCGCGGCGCTGTTCGTGATCCTGTTCATCTATGGCTGGAACCAGTATCTGTGGCCGCTGCTGATCACGACCAGCGCGGATTATTATACCATTGTCGCGGGCATCAAGCGGATGGCCGACGCGGTGGACGGCGTGCCCCAATGGCATCTGGTCATGGCGACCGCGATGCTGGCGATGATCCCGCCGGTGGCGGTGGTGATCGGAATGCAACGGCTGTTCGTCAAGGGCCTTGTCGAGACGGAGAAATAA
- a CDS encoding sn-glycerol-3-phosphate import ATP-binding protein UgpC — MASITLDNVGKVYAGGTRAIGDVNLDIADGEFIVLVGPSGCGKSTLLRMVAGLETITDGQVRIGDRVVNEIEPADRDIAMVFQNYALYPHMTVRQNLAYGLKNRRTPRAEIDRRVSEAADILQIGPYLDRKPRALSGGQRQRVAMGRAIVREPAAFLFDEPLSNLDAKLRVAMRLEIKQLQRRLRTTSIYVTHDQLEAMTLADRLVVLSAGRVEQIGTPLDVYRRPATAFVAGFIGSPAMNLLPARAVGQLPGTAHADLVGIRPEDMVISDDGQVEMQVQAVEELGAQRLVHGVTGGETMTVTMPSDSALSDNLRLTVRREDMHLFDKDGIRIN, encoded by the coding sequence ATGGCATCCATTACCCTCGACAATGTGGGCAAGGTCTATGCCGGCGGCACCCGTGCCATCGGCGACGTGAATCTGGACATCGCGGATGGCGAGTTCATCGTGCTGGTCGGCCCCTCGGGCTGCGGCAAATCCACCCTGCTGCGCATGGTCGCGGGGCTGGAAACCATCACCGACGGGCAGGTCCGCATCGGCGATCGCGTGGTCAACGAGATCGAGCCCGCCGATCGCGACATCGCCATGGTGTTCCAGAACTATGCGCTTTATCCGCATATGACGGTGCGTCAGAATCTGGCCTATGGGCTGAAGAACCGCCGCACGCCCCGGGCCGAGATCGACCGCCGCGTGTCCGAGGCCGCCGATATCCTTCAGATCGGCCCCTATCTGGATCGCAAGCCCCGCGCCCTGTCGGGCGGGCAGCGTCAGCGGGTGGCGATGGGCCGCGCCATCGTGCGCGAACCCGCCGCCTTCCTGTTCGACGAGCCGCTGTCGAACCTTGACGCCAAGCTGCGCGTCGCCATGCGGCTGGAAATCAAGCAGTTGCAGCGGCGCCTGCGCACGACCTCGATCTATGTGACGCATGACCAGCTGGAGGCGATGACGCTGGCCGACCGGCTGGTGGTTCTAAGCGCCGGGCGTGTCGAGCAGATCGGCACTCCGCTGGATGTCTATCGCCGCCCGGCCACGGCCTTTGTCGCGGGCTTTATCGGCAGCCCGGCGATGAACCTGCTGCCGGCCCGCGCGGTCGGGCAACTGCCCGGCACCGCCCATGCCGATCTGGTCGGCATCCGCCCCGAGGATATGGTCATCAGCGATGATGGTCAGGTCGAGATGCAGGTGCAGGCGGTCGAGGAACTGGGCGCGCAGCGGCTGGTCCACGGCGTGACCGGCGGCGAGACCATGACGGTGACGATGCCATCCGATTCGGCGCTGTCGGACAACCTGCGCCTGACCGTGCGGCGCGAAGACATGCATCTGTTCGACAAGGACGGCATCAGGATCAACTGA